A region of Mesorhizobium sp. AR02 DNA encodes the following proteins:
- a CDS encoding amidase, giving the protein MSDLDLCYMPAHEALRLFKAKKLSPVELMQATIRRAEAIKSTINCFTFTHFEEAMGLAAKAEAKYAKGARTGALEGLPIGIKDESYIKGKPTSHGSLLSRDAIGGHTSTMNERIMKAGGIVHARTATPEFSCAGYTWSKRWGVTRNPWNPDFTPGGSSGGAAATLASGTSSIATGSDIAGSIRIPASACGLVGFKPPYGRNPDEPPFNLDFYCHTGPLARNVRDAILLQNVMAGPSPLDIATLRPKLRLPLDYKPIKGWRIAFSMDLGSFEVDPDVRKNTLAACDVFRSLGATVEEVDLGWDDGVLKAGMAYLEHLFGASLSQLLAEHASDMTSYARQFAEDGQKSKATDFVATLDVAARMYQTLGPLLETYDVLICPTNALPAVPAEFDQTRDTVEINGREVNPSLGWVMTTPFNMLSRCPALTIPSGRAANGVPTGIQIVGRTYSDADVFRAGLAYETAQGQWYGNAETRPSL; this is encoded by the coding sequence ATGTCCGATCTCGACCTTTGCTACATGCCGGCCCATGAGGCGCTGCGGCTGTTCAAGGCGAAGAAACTCTCGCCCGTCGAATTGATGCAGGCCACCATTCGCCGCGCCGAAGCCATCAAATCGACGATCAACTGCTTCACCTTCACGCATTTCGAGGAAGCGATGGGGCTGGCCGCCAAGGCCGAGGCGAAATACGCCAAGGGCGCCAGGACCGGCGCGCTGGAAGGTCTGCCGATCGGCATCAAGGACGAAAGTTACATCAAGGGCAAGCCGACCTCGCATGGCTCGCTGCTGTCCAGGGATGCCATAGGCGGCCACACCTCGACGATGAACGAGCGCATCATGAAGGCCGGCGGCATCGTGCATGCCCGCACGGCGACGCCCGAGTTCAGCTGCGCAGGCTACACCTGGTCGAAGCGGTGGGGCGTCACCCGCAATCCCTGGAATCCGGATTTCACTCCGGGCGGTTCGTCAGGTGGTGCTGCCGCTACGTTGGCTTCCGGCACATCGTCGATCGCCACCGGTTCGGACATCGCCGGATCGATCCGCATTCCCGCCTCGGCCTGCGGTCTGGTCGGCTTCAAGCCGCCTTACGGCCGCAATCCCGACGAGCCGCCCTTCAACCTCGACTTCTATTGCCACACCGGGCCGCTGGCGCGGAATGTGCGGGATGCGATCCTGCTGCAGAATGTCATGGCCGGACCGAGCCCGCTCGACATCGCCACGCTGCGTCCCAAACTGCGCCTGCCACTCGACTACAAACCAATCAAAGGCTGGAGAATAGCCTTTTCCATGGATCTCGGTTCCTTCGAAGTCGACCCCGACGTGCGCAAGAACACGCTTGCCGCCTGCGATGTGTTCCGCTCACTCGGCGCCACGGTCGAGGAAGTCGATCTTGGCTGGGATGACGGGGTACTCAAGGCCGGAATGGCCTATCTCGAGCACCTTTTCGGTGCCTCGCTGTCGCAACTGCTTGCGGAACACGCCAGCGACATGACCAGCTATGCCAGGCAGTTCGCCGAGGATGGGCAGAAGTCGAAGGCCACCGACTTTGTCGCGACGCTCGATGTGGCGGCCAGGATGTACCAGACGCTCGGCCCGCTGCTGGAGACCTACGATGTGCTGATTTGCCCGACAAACGCGTTGCCCGCGGTGCCGGCGGAATTCGATCAGACCAGGGACACGGTCGAGATCAACGGCAGAGAGGTCAACCCCTCGCTGGGCTGGGTGATGACGACGCCGTTCAACATGCTGAGCCGTTGCCCGGCTCTGACCATACCGTCGGGCCGCGCCGCCAATGGCGTACCGACAGGCATCCAGATCGTCGGCCGCACCTACAGCGATGCCGATGTCTTCC